Proteins encoded in a region of the Micromonas commoda chromosome 10, complete sequence genome:
- a CDS encoding hypothetical protein (putative uncharacterized protein), protein MMFSSRMSTSRGYGLSKDRRFDLESGALLDDNSKSRRKGQSFLTRQLVRLLWAILGVARKRWFTSTLLVWITFRELVPRAPSSPTPRAPWKMPGSAHVPVPGGLRGLETYPYPSATDLVVVCGHAVYAAGDYSPEVSRLESSWFLEDYQQVKGRAETFVEHAKVGVMEAANNPKALLVFSGGKTRKSAGSLGEGTSYWEVARANRWFGKADSVAPRAFTEDFARDSLENVMFSITRFHELTGKVPRKLTVVGYEFKRDRFVDLHRAALRFPRDRFVYIGTGAAGTEERSAASEIEVRAQFKADPYGCSGELGRKRRERDPFNVGQPYSRTNPELAPLLAHCGPELFDGNLPWPKEKELVGDVPSGGERASKTGEGNGDAAKGEESANAETSNHAHDDV, encoded by the exons ATGATGTTTTCGTCGCGGATGAGTACTAGTCGTGGGTATGGGCTGTCTAAG GACCGCCGGTTCGACCtcgagagcggcgcgctgctgGATGACAACTCGAAATCCCGTCGCAAGGGCCAATCGTTTCTCACCCGACAGCTCGTTCGCTTGCTCTGGGCGATCCTCGGGGTTGCCAGGAAGCGATGGTTTACCTCCACTCTGCTCGTGTGGATAACATTTCGCGAGCTtgttccccgcgcgccttcgTCCCCAACCCCTCGGGCGCCATGGAAGATGCCCGGGAGCGCGCACGTACCCGTCCCCGGGGGTCTCAGGGGTCTGGAGACGTATCCGTACCCATCGGCGACGGACCTGGTCGTGGTTTGCGGACACGCCGTCTACGCAGCCGGGGACTACTCGCCGGAGGTGTCAAGGCTTGAGTCCAGCTGGTTCCTCGAGGACTACCAACAGGTTAAAGGGCGAGCGGAGACATTCGTAGAACACGCGAAGGTTGGGgtgatggaggcggcgaacaaTCCGAAGGCGCTCCTCGTGTTTAGTGGCGGAAAGACTCGAAAGAGCGCTGGAAGTCTCGGGGAAGGGACGAGCTACTGGGAGGTTGCGAGGGCCAACCGCTGGTTTGGAAAGGCGGACTCGGTGGCCCCCAGGGCGTTCACCGAGGACTTCGCCCGCGACAGTCTTGAGAACGTGATGTTCTCAATCACAAGATTTCACGAGCTGACCGGCAAGGTTCCGAGGAAGCTCACCGTGGTTGGGTACGAGTTCAAACGGGACAGGTTCGTCGACCTACACCGTGCGGCTCTTAGGTTCCCAAGAGACCGGTTTGTTTACATCGGCACAGGTGCGGCGGGGACCGAggagaggagcgcggcgagcgaaaTCGAGGTGAGGGCGCAATTTAAGGCTGATCCGTACGGGTGCTCCGGGGAGCTGGGTAGGAAACGACGGGAGCGGGACCCCTTCAACGTTGGCCAGCCGTACTCGAGGACAAATCCCGAGCTGGCGCCCCTGCTGGCGCACTGTGGCCCTGAACTGTTCGACGGGAACCTGCCGTGGCCGAAGGAGAAAGAGCTTGTCGGGGACGTTCCAAGCGGCGGTGAACGTGCGTCGAAGACGGGCGAAGGGAatggcgacgcggcgaagggcgaggAGAGCGCCAATGCGGAGACTTCAAACCATGCCCACGATGACGTCTAG
- a CDS encoding predicted protein — protein MDVWEDPAIWDELVDFGKEHPTVGPSRRLLGGSFDLTAEENQVYLFMVIFGAILFATPPFLKCLQIIKKMRGLKAVTDTDLEMWDFAEEYEDMKHIHDPLDGEQRDNKKKKKRRG, from the exons ATGGACGTCTGGGAGGACCCGGCGATCTGGGATGAGCTGGTCGACTTCGGCAAGGAGCACCCGACCGTCGGCCCGAGCAGGAGGTTGCTTGGCGGTAGTTTCGACCTTACCGCCGAGGAAAACCAGGTGTATCTGTTCATG GTTATCTTCGGGGCGATACTTTTCGCCACGCCCCCGTTCCTCAAGTGCCTCCAAATCATAAAGAAAATGCGCGGGCTAAAGGCTGTCACGGACACGGACCTGGAGATGTGGGACTTCGCCGAGGAGTACGAGGACATGAAGCACATCCACGACCCTCTGGACGGCGAGCAGAGGGACAACAAGAAAAAGAAGAAGCGCCGAGGTTGA
- a CDS encoding fatty acid desaturase: protein MSSGELETKKSGDFYWSKDDEPHAKRRREILEKYPQIKDLYGPDWTTCPQIFAVVSLQLAVAWWMGNNASWPVLLLTAYVFGGFATANLFLANHELSHNLAFKSAAANRALGLVANLPIGIPFSVAFKKYHLEHHMFQGHDAIDTDIPTVGEARLFSLGGSLLKIVWVIGQLFFYAIRPLFVRPKPMGKWDFLNLVTQAAFDMAFIHFAGPRAFVYLLASVFLGGGLHPIAGHFISEHYVFHPGQETYSYYGPLNVFVYNVGYHNEHHDFPKVAGSRLPKVREIAPEYYNNLKYHTSWTKVIVDYIADPNMGPFARTMRKKVSKSD from the exons ATGTCGAGCGGCGAACTCGAGACGAAGAAGTCTGGCGACTTCTACTGGAGCAAGGATGAT GAGCCCCACGCGAAGCGAAGGAGGGAGATCCTCGAGAAGTACCCGCAGATCAAGGACCTGTACGGCCCGGACTGGACCACCTGCCCGCAGATCTTCGCCGTCGTGAGCCTCCAGCTGGCGGTGGCCTGGTGGATGGGGAACAACGCGTCGTGGCCCGTGCTGCTGCTCACCGCGTACGTCTTCGGGGGCTTCGCAACCGCTAACCTGTTCCTGGCGAACCACGAGCTGAGCCACAACCTCGCATTTaagagcgccgccgcgaaccgtGCGCTGGGCCTCGTGGCGAACTTACCCATCGGCATCCCCTTCTCCGTGGCGTTCAAGAAGTACCACCTGGAGCACCACATGTTCCAGGGACATGATGCCATCGACACGGACATTCCCACCGTCGGTGAGGCGAGGCTCTTCTCTCTGGGCGGCTCCCTGCTCAAGATTGTGTGGGTGATTGGTCAGCTCTTCTTCTACGCCATCAGGCCGCTGTTTGTGCGCCCGAAGCCGATGGGAAAGTGGGATTTCCTTAACTTGGTCACACAGGCTGCGTTCGACATGGCTTTTATTCATTTCGCGGGTCCCCGGGCATTCGTCTACCTGCTCGCTTCGgtgttcctcggcggcggtcttcACCCCATCGCCGGTCACTTCATCTCCGAGCACTACGTGTTCCACCCTGGACAGGAGACGTACTCTTACTACGGCCCCCTCAACGTGTTCGTGTACAACGTCGGATACCACAACGAGCACCACGACTTCCCCAAGGTTGCCGGGAGCAGGCTGCCCAAGGTGCGCGAGATCGCTCCGGAGTATTACAACAACCTCAAGTACCACACCTCCTGGACCAAGGTAATCGTGGACTACATCGCGGACCCAAACATGGGGCCCTTCGCCCGAACCATGCGCAAGAAGGTGAGCAAGTCGGACTGA
- a CDS encoding hypothetical protein (putative uncharacterized protein), whose translation MERTRDEVRIPSPATAELVAHTLREVIKFLLYVRQQLPCSYDDLRSGLEESMGPEALGVGEGQRRADILPGLKRKRATSSERRSLKLFKALEAMLSRITPQMLQETRATELALLLGSTPLRPKEMYNFVLSDASSSYAPYEPAPGTERMMDNAARRVIRECLPAVAGCPSAAAPMKVFVLVKVPTPETGGGEAEGFLPKRGFAPLLRQTKIAADFVMKVKRAEGDVVQGGGVVQGLPGMWYQCTSSVKGVKGPGS comes from the coding sequence ATGGAACGAACGCGCGATGAGGTCAGGATACCGTcacccgcgaccgccgagctcgtcgcccatACGCTCAGGGAAGTGATAAAATTCCTCCTCTACGTCAGGCAGCAGCTCCCATGCTCCTACGACGACCTGAGGAGCGGGTTGGAGGAGTCAATGGGCCCCGAGGCGTTGGGGGTGGGGGAGGGTCAACGGAGGGCGGATATCTTGCCTGGATTGAAACGAAAGCGCGCGACATCCAGTGAGAGACGATCCTTGAAACTCTTCAAGGCGCTCGAAGCTATGCTGAGCCGAATCACGCCGCAAATGCTGCAAGAAACGCGCGCCACGGAGCTTGCACTGCTCCTTGGGTCCACGCCATTGAGACCCAAGGAGATGTACAACTTCGTGctgagcgacgcgtcgagctctTACGCGCCGtacgagcccgcgcccggtaCCGAAAGAATGATGGACAacgcagcgcggcgggtgaTTAGAGAGTGTCTTCCGGCCGTAGCGGGCTGTCCATCCGCAGCGGCACCGATGAAAGTATTTGTGCTGGTCAAGGTGCCAACACCAGAGACAGGTGGTGGCGAAGCAGAAGGTTTTCTGCCCAAGAGAGGGTTCGCACCGCTTCTCAGACAGACCAAGATCGCGGCAGATTTCGTGATGAAGGTGAAACGAGCAGAGGGTGATGTAGTTCAAGGGGGAGGCGTTGTCCAGGGTCTACCCGGGATGTGGTACCAGTGCACGTCGTCCGTCAAGGGGGTCAAGGGTCCGGGGTCGTGA
- a CDS encoding predicted protein has product MAQAQQYIGSKISLISKSEIRYEGILHDINNVDSSLTVQNVKSYGTEGRKKVGPQIPPSAEIYDYIVFKGTDIQDIQIEQSGAPQQRPPQQQAPAPAPAPQHQAPPPQNYQQLQYQQPPRQQYQQPAPAPAPAAPPSNPWNRAPVAQPAPVMRQQQQQQQQQRRQAPAPAPAPAPAAPKPKPTSFAAAIGGGGGGVQPKGQVARVPSSTVGGRAPPAPRAGTAGGRGGARVPAPRAGPAPVMGDGFLPTRMAVPQEDFDFNAAFSKFNKEELFNKAEMKKALPDVSAGPTYVKDDFFDTMSCEALEKQQEMQQQGGRARFAQMRRHDMETFGAAGGARRTQDQGGRGGRGAPGGRGAAGQGGRGGRGAGQGGRGGRGGRR; this is encoded by the exons ATGGCCCAGGCGCAGCAGTACATCGGGTCCAAGATCAGCCTGATCTCCAAGAGCGAGATCAGGTACGAGGGCATCCTTCACGACATTAACAATGTTGATTCCTCTTTGACGGTCCAGAACGTCAAGTCCTACGGCACCGAGGGTCGCAAGAAGGTTGGCCCGCAGATCCCGCCCAGCGCGGAGATCTACGATTACATCGTGTTCAAGGGCACAGACATCCAGGACATCCAGATCGAGCAG TCCGGTGCCCCGCAGCAGCGCCCTCCTCAGCAGCAGGCGCCCGCAcctgcgcccgcgccccagCACCAG GCGCCTCCCCCGCAGAACTATCAGCAGCTGCAGTACCAGCAGCCTCCTCGCCAGCAGTACCAGCAGCCTGCGCCCGCTCCAGCGCCGGCCGCGCCCCCTTCCAACCCATGGaaccgcgcgcccgtcgcccagCCGGCTCCCGTGATgcggcagcagcagcagcagcagcagcagcagcgccgccaggctcccgctcccgctcccgctcccgcccccgcggcgcccaaacCCAAGCCCACCAGCTTCGCGGCtgccatcggcggcggcggcggcggcgtccagccCAAGGGTCAGGTTGCGAGGGTGCCCTCGTCCAccgtcggcggtcgcgctcCCCCCGCACCCCGCGCCGGAACGGCGggtggtcgcggcggcgcgagggttcccgcgccccgcgccgggcccGCACCCGTCATGGGCGATGGATTCCTTCCCACGCGCATGGCTGTTCCCCAGGAGGACTTCGACTTCAACGCCGCGTTCAGCAAGTTTAACAAGGAGGAGCTCTTCAACAAGGCGGAGATGAAGAAGGCGCTGCCCGACGTCTCCGCGGGTCCAACGTACGTCAAGGACGATTTCTTCGACACCATGAGctgcgaggcgctcgagaagCAGCAGGAGATGCAGCAGCAGGGCGGTCGCGCTCGCTTCGCCCAGATGCGCAGGCACGACATGGAGACctttggcgccgccggcggtgctCGCAGAACCCAGGATCAAGGAGgtcgcggtggccgcggagCGCCGGGAGGTCGCGGTGCGGCGGGTcagggtggacgcggcggcaggggTGCCGGTCAgggtggccgcggcggacgcggtgggcgtCGCTGA
- a CDS encoding predicted protein, producing MDTVKTLSDLSLAKDWLPGEIAHTVSRMEHKLIVIETTHDAGDALAKFAELECPKDAILVMGSRGRQGWRKTLLGSVSNNVTQHSKLPVLVVRSRKYRDIPDLTSDTIGQAYLGMTAIGKQRKIAIALDGSETGVELCAWATKYALTTSDQVHLLHSAAQETPEQTLIATANVQTCISTISEFQKSDETGTVDSVLLDLTGDVRDLIVDYVEAMGGALDLLVLGTRGIKGTLKRALLGSVSSYCLAFAPCPVIVVPGAVAHAAALAA from the coding sequence ATGGACACGGTGAAGACTTTGAGCGACTTGTCACTTGCCAAGGACTGGCTCCCGGGAGAAATAGCGCACACCGTCAGCCGCATGGAGCACAAACTGATCGTCATAGAGACGACACACGACGCAGGAGATGCGCTCGCAAAGTTCGCTGAGCTCGAGTGCCCCAAGGACGCCATTCTTGTCATGGGAAGCCGTGGGAGGCAGGGCTGGCGCAAGACCCTGCTCGGGTCTGTAAGCAACAACGTCACTCAGCACTCGAAGCTGCCCGTGCTCGTTGTTCGGTCTCGGAAGTACCGCGACATTCCCGACCTCACCTCAGATACCATCGGCCAAGCCTACCTCGGCATGACCGCGATCGGCAAGCAGCGTAAGATCGCCATCGCCCTCGACGGTTCAGAAACGGGAGTCGAGCTCTGCGCTTGGGCGACAAAGTATGCGCTCACGACGTCTGACCAGGTTCACCTTCTCCACTCCGCCGCGCAAGAAACGCCGGAACAGACCCTCATTGCCACCGCGAACGTACAGACGTGCATATCGACAATCTCCGAGTTCCAGAAATCAGACGAGACCGGAACTGTCGACTCTGTACTTCTTGATCTGACAGGAGATGTTCGCGACCTTATTGTCGATTACGTTGAAGCCAtgggcggcgccctcgacctTCTCGTTCTGGGAACACGCGGCATCAAGGGAACACTCAAGCGTGCGTTGCTTGGGAGCGTGAGCTCCTACTGCCTCGCATTCGCGCCATGTCCTGTAATTGTTGTTCCAGGAGCAGTCGCCCATGCTGCCGCACTCGCAGCGTGA
- a CDS encoding predicted protein, with amino-acid sequence MFCRTGQITSQRRFISTRRATQGKAPRRMQSERHGDPSAVGIGVPVHLREHLHAPDREIFEVKAKLQALTKRLHQAEQDRDEALKVAVAADARRKAADEHASQKLEKVRTRAEAAERAAESSELLADATSAALQEMEIRAQTAEAELHRQTERVARLEEALEKQRAKGVTLEDDVDILRRRVRNLERGISSFSKASQTATEDFVDSGPREEDHSFGVNAAELLRELEDVGTDAHIDATGAVRRATARDPREPEGLGAEIMPPRLEAPVTVPEDDWGPDASDDEEAGQRRVEEWDQPEASEGSALVAVASGEDVVNLEQEREERDTQEFKGLEGHVIESAGVGEMEDDGWAGDDPSWVADKEL; translated from the coding sequence ATGTTTTGTCGCACCGGCCAGATCACCAGCCAGAGACGTTTTATTTCCACCCGCCGGGCGACACAGGGCAAGGCGCCTCGAAGGATGCAGTCCGAACGTCATGGGGACCCTTCCGCTGTCGGAATCGGTGTCCCCGTGCACTTGAGGGAACACCTGCATGCGCCGGACAGGGAGATATTCGAGGTCAAGGCGAAGCTTCAGGCCCTGACGAAGAGGCTCCATCAGGCGGAACAGGACAGGGACGAGGCCCTTAAGGTTGCAGTTGCTGCTGATGCTAGGAGGAAGGCGGCCGACGAGCACGCGTCACAGAAGCTCGAGAAGGTTCGGACACGCGctgaggcggcggagcgcgcggctgAGTCGAGCGAGTTACTGGCAGACGCGACCAGCGCTGCTCTCCAGGAGATGGAGATTCGAGCCCAGACCGCTGAGGCTGAGCTTCACCGACAGACGGAGAGAGTGGCGCGACTGGAGGAGGCGTTGGAAAAACAGAGGGCGAAAGGTGTGACCCTCGAAGACGATGTCGATATTCTCAGGCGTCGTGTGCGGAATCTGGAGCGAGGAATATCGTCGTTCTCGAAGGCATCGCagaccgcgacggaggactTTGTCGACTCGGGTCCGCGAGAGGAAGATCACAGCTTCGGAGTCAATGCGGCGGAgctgctccgcgagcttgAAGACGTGGGGACTGATGCGCACATAGATGCCACCGGGGCAGTAcgtcgcgccaccgcgagggaTCCCCGCGAGCCAGAGGGGCTAGGTGCCGAAATCATGCCACCGCGGTTGGAGGCGCCGGTCACAGTTCCCGAAGATGATTGGGGACCGGATGCGTcagacgacgaggaggcggggcAGCGTAGAGTCGAGGAGTGGGATCAACCCGAGGCGAGTGAAGGGAGCGCACTGGTTGCCGTCGCGAGTGGAGAAGATGTTGTAAACTTGGAGCAGGAAAGAGAGGAACGCGACACCCAAGAATTCAAAGGACTCGAAGGACACGTCATAGAGAGCGCAGGAGTGGGTGAAATGGAAGACGATGGAtgggccggcgacgacccgtcgTGGGTTGCAGACAAAGAACTGTAG
- a CDS encoding NADH dehydrogenase (This model contains two 4Fe-4S binding domains. The superfamily includes proteins containing domains which bind to iron-sulfur clusters. Members include bacterial ferredoxins, various dehydrogenases, and various reductases.): protein MLRQATKKLSAGLNLRAAANWGSLQAFNRGKASESNHGSNLPKKMGTTQVGDAVKAGSSTPMPTDLNGVLDASAQTLFLTEMFRGMSLAMKYFWEPKVTINYPFEKGPLSPRFRGEHALRRYPTGEERCIACKLCEAICPAQAITIEAEEREDGSRRTTRYDIDMTKCIYCGFCQEACPVDAIVEGPNFEYATYTHEELLYDKEKLLANGDKWELEIQKNLASESLYR from the exons ATGCTGCGCCAGGCGACCAAAAAGCTCAGCGCCGGGCTCAACTTGAGGGCTGCCGCGAACTGGGGCAGCCTGCAGGCCTTCAACCGCGGCAAGGCATCGGAGTCGAACCACGGGTCTAATTTGCCAAAGAAGATGG GCACCACCCAAGTTGGCGACGCAGTCAAggcgggctcgtcgacgccgatgccCACGGACCTGAACGGGG TCCTCGACGCTTCTGCGCAGACCTTGTTCCTGACGGAGATGTTCCGCGGCATGTCCCTGGCGATGAAGTACTTCTGGGAGCCTAAGGTTACG ATCAACTATCCGTTCGAGAAGGGCCCGCTGAGCCCGCGTTTCCGCGGTGAGCACGCCCTGCGTCGCTACCCCACAGGCGAGGAGCGCTGCATTGCGTGCAAGCTTTGCGAGGCCATCTGCCCCGCGCAGGCCATCACCATCGAGGCGgaagagcgcgaggacggcagTAGGCGCACCACGAGGTACGACATCGACATGACCAAGTGCATCTACTGCGGTTTCTGCCAGGAGGCGTGCCCCGTGGACGCTATCGTCGAGGGTCCCAACTTTGAGTACGCGACGTACACGCACGAGGAGCTGCTGTACGACAAGGAGAAGTTGTTGGCCAACGGAGATAAGTGGGAATTAGAGATTCAAAAGAACCTGGCGTCCGAGTCCTTGTACCGGTGA
- a CDS encoding hypothetical protein (CAAX amino terminal protease family family members are probably proteases (after a prenyl group is attached to the Cys residue in the C-terminal CAAX motif of a protein, the AAX tripeptide is removed by one of the CAAX prenyl proteases)), translated as METSPSRWHPCWADKWLKVPDGGFCQVPWNGVVVAQVMILWFASFLLVGHVGLPSAVRWLGFNCQELSARGLALYSLSADVVEMFVGLFVLFQCLRPYFPLPERWFPASLRGGWIKEILLGCALFPIVSTLNNLNSNMMPIPSNTLPVSPWEQSLMSNDLVSILFYVAVVSLVAPIWEEMIFRGFLLPSITRYFRVDVAVLLSSLIFALAHFSMERLIPLTFLGMLMCVVYIRSRNILAPIILHSLWNAFAFVELIWKPGALFTWLLDFVL; from the coding sequence ATGGAgacgagcccgtcgcggtggcATCCGTGCTGGGCAGATAAGTGGCTGAAGGTGCCGGATGGGGGTTTTTGCCAGGTGCCCTGGAACGGGGTCGTGGTGGCGCAGGTGATGATCCTTTGGTTTGCGTCGTTCCTGCTGGTCGGGCACGTTGGGTTGCCATCCGCTGTGCGATGGCTAGGTTTCAACTGTCAGGAGTTATCCGCGCGGGGGCTCGCGCTGTACAGCCTCAGCGCTGACGTCGTGGAGATGTTCGTCGGTCTGTTCGTGCTGTTTCAGTGTCTTCGGCCGTACTTCCCTCTGCCGGAGCGTTGGTTCCCGGCGTCCCTCCGGGGCGGATGGATTAAGGAGATTCTGTTGGGATGCGCACTATTCCCGATCGTGAGCACGCTGAACAACTTGAACAGCAACATGATGCCGATCCCGAGCAACACCCTGCCGGTGTCGCCTTGGGAGCAGTCGCTGATGTCAAACGATCTGGTTTCCATCCTGTTCTACGTCGCGGTGGTATCTCTGGTTGCGCCCATCTGGGAGGAGATGATCTTCAGAGGATTCCTGCTGCCGTCCATCACCAGGTATTTccgggtcgacgtcgcggttcTGCTGAGCTCGTTGATATTCGCGCTGGCGCATTTCAGCATGGAGCGTCTCATCCCCCTCACCTTTCTCGGGATGCTCATGTGCGTGGTGTACATCCGCTCAAGGAACATTCTCGCGCCGATCATCCTGCACAGCCTGTGGAACGCGTTCGCCTTCGTCGAGCTCATTTGGAAGCCGGGCGCGTTGTTCACGTGGCTCTTAGATTTTGTTCTCTAG
- a CDS encoding hypothetical protein (putative uncharacterized protein) gives MRCPRCTIPSVYLLAIVLMTRGAQSDSQADAFYPFAKCSSWENPYSSYSGYVKSFNAELLMDAKIDSEFGDHYNYVAEGTGRTVRWTEGRSKLSFSFRFGLSAAQNIDTDQSWKAHIHASRCDVSSGGAHYLQNQNGLDGGENIFEVVFDAKRSGDEIMGTGNVTREFLADYNRAASVVVHIADGTRILCCNLAPALPKLPDTWSATIEANINNFDAGSNLSYTMLRKEWYHAETNNLRIDEHSAYSRQTRMMNTVEERLITMHRNDTFPDGLCSDHPLQSRMSRFLTRGGTDHTIKSTAEMFSFEGDAPDEYHGITASHEYVRGVPCEKWTRNVTMGTKKYTYEFYFPLSSWMIRRESYHRMLWRVVVKSDEGFRGQPVLHFYDFIDMVPFIEDMEVFNPCNVYNTGKPLAGNCSCGRIGAPAPPPASWGGGGSGEEGMNAGEVAGLSIFFLIFGSSVSFIGTYVYFTQFANRVPLFPEMEMSHA, from the coding sequence ATGAGGTGTCCTAGGTGTACGATACCGAGCGTATACCTCCTCGCTATCGTCCTGATGACAAGGGGCGCCCAGTCGGACTCGCAAGCGGACGCGTTTTACCCTTTCGCGAAATGTTCCAGTTGGGAGAACCCATACAGCTCCTACAGCGGATATGTCAAATCCTTCAATGCCGAGCTTCTCATGGACGCGAAAATCGACTCTGAGTTTGGCGACCATTACAATTATGTCGCAGAAGGCACTGGTAGGACAGTGAGGTGGACCGAAGGGCGGTCCAAGCTTTCTTTCTCCTTCAGATTTGGTTTGAGCGCTGCCCAGAACATTGATACTGACCAGTCTTGGAAGGCACACATCCACGCCAGCAGATGTGATGTTTCCTCAGGCGGTGCTCACTACTTGCAAAACCAAAATGGCCTAGACGGAGGTGAAAACATTTTCGAAGTCGTCTTCGATGCGAAGCGATCTGGCGACGAGATAATGGGCACAGGAAACGTCACACGCGAGTTCCTCGCAGACTACAACAGGGCAGCGTCAGTTGTCGTGCACATTGCCGACGGTACGCGAATCCTCTGCTGCAACTTGGCACCTGCCCTACCGAAGCTTCCCGATACGTGGAGTGCCACCATCGAGGCCAACATCAACAACTTCGACGCCGGCTCCAATCTGAGCTACACCATGCTTCGGAAGGAATGGTATCATGCGGAGACCAACAACTTGCGTATCGATGAGCACAGCGCGTATTCCCGTCAGACTCGCATGATGAACACGGTTGAAGAACGGTTGATCACCATGCACAGGAACGACACCTTCCCGGATGGCTTATGCAGCGACCACCCATTGCAATCCAGGATGTCACGATTCCTGACCCGTGGTGGGACGGACCACACAATTAAATCAACCGCGGAGATGTTCTCCTTCGAAGGAGATGCCCCAGACGAATACCACGGAATCACGGCATCTCACGAGTATGTCCGAGGCGTGCCATGCGAGAAGTGGACACGTAATGTGACGATGGGCACCAAGAAGTACACGTACGAGTTTTACTTCCCATTGTCAAGTTGGATGATACGGCGCGAGTCTTACCACCGCATGCTTTGGCGCGTGGTTGTCAAGAGTGACGAGGGCTTCAGAGGCCAACCTGTGTTACATTTTTATGATTTCATCGACATGGTACCTTTCATTGAGGACATGGAGGTTTTCAACCCGTGCAACGTGTACAACACTGGGAAACCTCTTGCGGGCAACTGTTCTTGTGGTCGGATCGGTGCACCCGCGCCTCCACCGGCTTCTtggggcggtggcggctcGGGTGAAGAGGGCATGAACGCTGGTGAGGTTGCGGGGCTGTCGATCTTCTTCCTCATTTTCGGATCATCTGTTTCGTTCATCGGCACGTACGTGTACTTCACTCAGTTTGCCAACAGAGTTCCGCTCTTTCCTGAGATGGAGATGAGTCATGCGTGA
- a CDS encoding hypothetical protein (putative uncharacterized protein): MSGYDRTPGPTSPRPSSRRRESRRGYDSRASDVAPTPRRDNASVRSQRGSMRSQGRSEADRMPQTPTTVDRAYGRTDARSGRSGGSAKSGKSAAFRRDSSLAGFIKRLRDVEILSDVALGKIRASGHKMPGDLEAFQKRKDEVLRCVDEMKGLPGAEQILSGKVSDEMFRELRYTSRYIDEFNKVPLMPMNTLLGSSLSSWLVSDETLDNNPAVMNLRQLRETCESLQTIEEILTSQLSVLNWDVGEAMTPPPPEIIVNPKDVEVGLRREQSSSPPEDSTCCFCCSSAPIEAPAPAPRKNNSSTRGRDSPASGRSSGRR, from the exons ATGTCGGGCTACGACCGGACGCCGGGCCCGACCTCACCGAGGCCGTCGAGTCGGCGGAGAGAGTCTCGCCGAGGATATGATTCGCGGGCATCGGACGTGGCTCCGACCCCGAGGCGCGATAACGCCTCGGTGCGCTCCCAGCGAGGTTCGATGCGCTCGCAGGGGAGGTCCGAGGCCGACAGGATGCcgcagacgccgacgacagTGGACCGGGCGTATGGTCGCACGGATGCAAGGTCGGGGAGGAGTGGGGGCTCGGCCAAGTCGGGTAAGTCTGCAGCTTTCAGAAGGGACAGCTCACTCGCCGGGTTCATCAAGAGATTGAGGGACGTCGAGATCCTATCCGACGTCGCTCTCGGGAAGATTAGGGCGAGTGGACACAAGATGCCGGGCGATTTGGAGGCGTTCCAAAAGCGGAAGGACGAGGTTCTGCGCTGCGTGGACGAGATGAAAG GTTTGCCGGGAGCAGAGCAGATCCTGAGTGGGAAAGTTTCAGACGAGATGTTCAGGGAGTTGAGGTACACGAGCAGGTACATTGACGAGTTCAATAAGGTGCCACTGATGCCGATGAACACCCTCTTGGGAAGTTCACTGTCGAGTTGGCTGGTTTCAGACGAAACCCTGGACAATAACCCGGCAGTGATGAATCTCAGACAACTCAGGGAGACGTGCGAGAGCCTGCAGACAATTGAGGAAATCCTCACG AGTCAATTATCCGTACTGAACTGGGACGTGGGCGAAGCAAtgacgccgccaccgccggaaATCATAGTGAACCCAAAGGATGTGGAGGTTGGATTGAGGCGTGAGCAGAGCAGCAGCCCGCCCGAGGATAGCACGTGCTGCTTCTGCTGCTCATCCGCACCGATagaggcgccggcgccggcgccgcggaagaACAACAGCTCGACGAGGGGGCGTGATTCTCCCGCTAGTGGGAGAAGTAGTGGGAGGAGATGA